The following coding sequences are from one Komagataeibacter sp. FNDCR2 window:
- the ssb gene encoding single-stranded DNA-binding protein gives MAGSVNKVILVGNLGKDPEVRNTQSGAKIVSLTLATSDTWNDRASGERRERTEWHRVVIFNERIGDVAERFLRKGRKVYLEGALQTRKWTDQGGQDRYTTEVVVDRFRGELVLLDSNHGGEDMGGGYDTPARQPSQGGARTAGAAAGGWDAPAGGDNLDDEVPF, from the coding sequence ATGGCAGGCAGCGTTAACAAGGTCATTCTGGTCGGAAACCTCGGCAAGGACCCCGAAGTCCGCAATACCCAGAGCGGAGCGAAGATCGTCTCGCTCACGCTGGCGACCAGCGACACATGGAATGACCGCGCATCGGGCGAACGCCGCGAGCGGACCGAATGGCACCGGGTGGTTATCTTCAACGAACGCATCGGTGACGTGGCCGAGCGCTTCCTGCGCAAGGGCCGCAAGGTCTATCTGGAAGGTGCGCTCCAGACCCGCAAATGGACCGACCAGGGGGGGCAGGACCGCTACACGACCGAAGTGGTGGTGGACCGCTTCCGTGGCGAGCTGGTGCTGCTGGACAGCAACCATGGCGGCGAGGATATGGGCGGTGGCTACGATACGCCAGCCCGCCAGCCGTCGCAGGGAGGGGCCCGCACCGCTGGAGCGGCGGCGGGTGGATGGGATGCGCCTGCGGGGGGAGACAATCTGGACGACGAAGTGCCCTTCTGA
- a CDS encoding type II toxin-antitoxin system PemK/MazF family toxin, producing MGSKGSASAPYRAGEIVLAGRGGDKPAVVVEDDLFPPEWPNVILVPLTDNENLVVPDLSVRIEPTAMNGLASVCWAASAMVATTPKRHLTRTDRGIRPEQLALVRRQIALVVGAG from the coding sequence ATGGGGAGTAAGGGATCGGCTTCCGCGCCCTATCGGGCCGGGGAAATCGTGCTGGCGGGGCGGGGCGGGGATAAACCGGCGGTCGTGGTGGAGGATGACCTGTTCCCGCCCGAATGGCCCAACGTGATCCTGGTGCCGCTGACCGATAACGAAAATCTGGTTGTGCCGGACCTCTCGGTCCGTATCGAACCGACCGCCATGAACGGTCTTGCGTCGGTCTGCTGGGCAGCCAGTGCGATGGTGGCCACGACGCCGAAGCGGCACCTGACGCGCACCGATCGCGGCATCCGCCCTGAACAGCTTGCCCTGGTCCGCCGCCAGATCGCGCTGGTGGTAGGGGCGGGTTGA